The genomic interval TGACAAGTTTGGCATACACTTGGTTAATACGCAGTTTTGGCAAGGTTTCTGGGTTTAGGCTGACTTCCCAATGCTGTCCTCGCTGCGCCACAATGACATCAGGAATGTCGTAGCTTTCAATGCCATTATCTAGCTGGCGTTGTGATTTTTCATAAGACAGTGCAGGATTGGGGTTTAATGTGCGCAATAAGGCAAGCGCAGGCTGAATCTCAGAGACGTCAAGATTGGATGATTTAAGCAGCGCATTGATGTTATTGTTGGCAAAAAATTCTGAATGCATCAGGATTTGCTTGGCTGCTTGCCAGGAGGGGGTATCACTCGGCAATTTATTGAGCTGAATCAGCAAGCATTCTGCCAAATTTCTCGCGCCAACGCCCAATGGCTCGCAGTTTTGTATTTGCTTAACCACAAGCTCAATGTCTTCAAGCGCCAAGTCCACGTTTTCAATTTGATAAAATGACAACATGGTATCAAAACTTTGAAATAGCTCATCATTTGATAACGTGATAAAACCGCGCTCGTCCATGCTATCAATCAGATACTCCGCCATCAGCATATCAATGGTGGATAGCCGTCTTAAATTCAGTTGCCAACGGACATAATCTTGAATATTTCCTTGCGTGGCAAGCTTATAATCATCCTGACTGTCTTCGCTATCAATGCCCGTGGTTGCCGAAGATTCATAGCTATAGATATCATCCCACTGCGCATCCACAGGCATATCGATTTGCTGGCTGCTAAGATGCTCGCTACTATCAATGCTGTCTAAGCCAAATTCCTCATCATAGCGATAATCGCTGTCTGAATAACTTTCCCTATTGTTGTCCCCATAACTATCACTTGGACTATGACTTGCATACTCATGCACTGCCGAGGGTTCACTGTGCTCGGGATAATCTTGGCTAGCAGAAGCAGGATAAAAATCATCCGACGCTAGATAATCTTCTAACCCCTCAGTTTCATGACGGGTATAGTCATCCAAATCAACTTCAGACAACTCAACACCTTCTACTTGATAGTCATCATCATAGTCGTTATCCAGGTCTTGTTCTGGATAGTTTTCGCCATCGGC from Moraxella osloensis carries:
- the rpoN gene encoding RNA polymerase factor sigma-54, whose product is MKIGIGAKLTTGMTLTPQMQQAIRLLQLSSLELEQEVQLKLDSNPLLEREEEWETSYEDADNAADGENYPEQDLDNDYDDDYQVEGVELSEVDLDDYTRHETEGLEDYLASDDFYPASASQDYPEHSEPSAVHEYASHSPSDSYGDNNRESYSDSDYRYDEEFGLDSIDSSEHLSSQQIDMPVDAQWDDIYSYESSATTGIDSEDSQDDYKLATQGNIQDYVRWQLNLRRLSTIDMLMAEYLIDSMDERGFITLSNDELFQSFDTMLSFYQIENVDLALEDIELVVKQIQNCEPLGVGARNLAECLLIQLNKLPSDTPSWQAAKQILMHSEFFANNNINALLKSSNLDVSEIQPALALLRTLNPNPALSYEKSQRQLDNGIESYDIPDVIVAQRGQHWEVSLNPETLPKLRINQVYAKLVSRNDNSDQGVYLKEQLYDARLFIRSIEERNQNLLKVATCIVKRQQAFFEQGVMAMQPMVLKDVADEVGLHESTVSRITTSKTIVTPKGLFSLKYFFSSQVSSDEGEGVSSTAISAMIKQMIEAEDPKKPLSDSSIMKHLQDKGIDIARRTVTKYREGMNIGSSTQRKVRF